A portion of the Thalassotalea sp. LPB0316 genome contains these proteins:
- a CDS encoding AraC family transcriptional regulator: protein MTQALIPNPFVRWHFRDFQKRGYSIEQICQQFSVPETVFTSEGKDVSADGFAEMIKQSVVAIDDESFGGISTSLPVGSFRMMTYACITCQTLKQAIHRTCNFYRLLSKQINWRLDIGEQQSKLVFDTNLAGTTGASHNYFIIFTSCIIWRWLSWMIDKPIELSQLTLNFSPAYASSYLPGLFKTQVHFEREESAIYFDNSLLDMPVKQTPDSLQTFLINAPQCLMSHYQSSMSLTKKVQEYLEDAQYIGETNLPHAAEHFFCSEQSLIRGLKQEGTRFKDIREKVRKQKASYYLVKTKLTNQQISAQLGFSEVSVFYRNFKKWFGVTPSQYRENPQRASQHDSKAQ, encoded by the coding sequence ATGACTCAAGCTCTCATCCCCAATCCATTTGTTCGTTGGCACTTTCGTGACTTCCAAAAAAGAGGCTACTCGATTGAACAAATTTGTCAGCAATTTTCGGTACCTGAAACGGTTTTTACCAGTGAGGGCAAGGATGTAAGTGCCGATGGCTTTGCCGAAATGATCAAGCAAAGTGTCGTCGCCATTGACGATGAGTCTTTTGGTGGTATTAGTACCAGCTTACCTGTTGGCAGCTTTCGCATGATGACCTATGCCTGTATTACCTGCCAAACACTCAAACAAGCGATTCATCGCACGTGTAATTTTTACCGCCTTTTGAGTAAGCAGATTAACTGGCGACTCGATATCGGTGAGCAACAATCTAAGCTGGTGTTCGACACTAATTTAGCGGGCACAACAGGTGCGAGTCATAATTATTTTATTATATTTACCAGTTGTATTATTTGGCGCTGGTTGAGCTGGATGATTGATAAGCCAATCGAGTTGTCGCAGCTTACACTTAATTTTTCGCCTGCTTATGCTAGCTCTTATCTTCCTGGCTTGTTTAAAACTCAAGTGCACTTTGAGCGAGAAGAAAGCGCTATTTACTTTGATAATAGCTTACTTGATATGCCAGTTAAGCAAACACCTGATAGCTTGCAGACCTTTTTAATTAACGCGCCGCAGTGTTTAATGTCGCATTATCAATCAAGCATGAGTTTGACGAAAAAAGTGCAAGAATACTTGGAAGATGCCCAATACATCGGTGAAACCAATTTACCTCATGCCGCTGAGCATTTCTTTTGCAGTGAGCAAAGTTTAATTCGCGGCTTAAAGCAAGAGGGCACTCGCTTTAAAGATATTCGTGAAAAAGTCCGCAAGCAAAAAGCCTCTTATTATTTGGTCAAAACCAAGTTAACTAATCAACAAATTTCAGCGCAATTAGGCTTTTCTGAAGTGAGCGTATTTTATCGAAACTTTAAGAAGTGGTTTGGCGTTACCCCGAGTCAATATCGAGAAAATCCGCAAAGAGCAAGCCAGCATGATAGTAAAGCTCAGTGA
- a CDS encoding DNA topoisomerase III: protein MNLYIAEKPSLAKAIVAALPKPHKKQNGYIEVGNGDIVSWCIGHILEQAEPQVYDSKYQKWHFEHLPIEPQTWQLVPKKTSKTQLTILTRLIKKASAIIHAGDPDREGQLLVDEVINYVNIPDDKKRSVQRLLINDLNLQAVKKALQNLKSNQDFMPLSVSALARSRADWLYGINLTRALTIRGQKSGFNAVLSVGRVQTPVLGLVVERDQQIADFTPHDYYEVLAKLATSKGEQFSAKWQPSQACEPHMDSEQRIINKALAEHVITRITDQQALVTKAENKDKKQAPPLPYNLSALQIDAAKRFSMNAKLVLDICQVLYEKHQLITYPRSDCRFLPTSQFGEAKQIIAMLSQAEEPLAKAASQADASIKSKAWNNAKVSAHHAIIPTLKSVNSASLNNFEKNVYQLICRQYLAQFYPHFQFNEIALELDIAGGLFSAKSTKTQNLGWKQLFNANNEEKEQLPLLNKGDVLHCGTGELITKATQPPKPFTDATLLGAMTNIARFVQNPEIKKQLKETDGLGTEATRAGIIDLLFKRQYLKRQGKSIHASDLGRGFVQALPKETTLPDMTAHWESSLNLMTQKQCSYQAFMSGLSQQLHQLIDQASTIRFTDLPKIDKPSFKKRKRHKATTNKKAKTMT, encoded by the coding sequence GTGAATTTATATATTGCCGAAAAGCCCAGTTTAGCAAAAGCAATTGTTGCTGCCCTACCTAAGCCTCATAAAAAACAAAACGGCTATATTGAGGTTGGCAATGGCGATATTGTGAGTTGGTGTATCGGCCATATATTAGAGCAAGCTGAACCACAAGTTTACGATAGTAAATATCAAAAATGGCATTTCGAGCATTTACCGATAGAGCCGCAAACCTGGCAATTAGTACCGAAAAAAACCAGTAAAACACAGCTGACAATTTTAACTCGGCTAATAAAAAAAGCTTCAGCTATTATTCACGCCGGCGACCCAGATCGAGAAGGCCAATTGCTAGTTGATGAAGTGATTAATTACGTCAATATTCCGGACGATAAAAAACGCTCAGTTCAGCGCCTGCTGATCAACGATTTAAACTTACAAGCAGTAAAAAAAGCACTGCAAAACCTCAAATCTAACCAAGATTTTATGCCGTTATCGGTTTCGGCACTTGCTCGTTCACGAGCCGACTGGCTTTATGGTATAAATCTTACACGAGCGTTAACGATCAGAGGACAAAAGTCAGGATTTAATGCGGTGTTATCGGTGGGGCGAGTACAAACACCGGTGCTTGGTTTAGTCGTTGAGCGAGATCAACAGATCGCGGATTTTACGCCCCACGATTATTACGAGGTCTTGGCAAAGCTTGCAACCTCCAAAGGTGAGCAATTTTCGGCTAAATGGCAACCGAGTCAGGCGTGTGAGCCTCATATGGACAGCGAGCAGCGCATTATCAATAAAGCACTGGCTGAACACGTAATTACCCGCATAACCGACCAGCAAGCGCTAGTCACCAAAGCAGAAAATAAAGACAAAAAGCAAGCACCGCCACTGCCGTATAATTTATCGGCATTACAAATCGATGCCGCCAAACGATTTTCGATGAATGCAAAACTGGTATTGGATATTTGCCAAGTGCTGTATGAAAAACACCAACTGATCACTTATCCAAGATCAGATTGTCGCTTCTTGCCAACCAGCCAATTTGGCGAAGCGAAACAAATTATCGCTATGCTCAGCCAAGCAGAAGAGCCTCTAGCAAAAGCTGCTAGCCAAGCCGATGCCAGCATAAAAAGCAAAGCTTGGAACAATGCCAAAGTAAGTGCTCACCATGCGATTATTCCAACCTTAAAGTCGGTGAATTCAGCTAGCCTTAACAACTTTGAGAAAAATGTCTACCAACTGATTTGTCGTCAGTATTTGGCTCAGTTCTACCCTCACTTTCAATTTAATGAAATCGCACTTGAGCTCGACATAGCGGGTGGATTATTTTCAGCTAAAAGTACGAAAACACAAAACTTGGGGTGGAAGCAGTTATTTAATGCTAACAATGAAGAAAAAGAGCAACTACCATTATTAAATAAAGGTGATGTACTTCATTGTGGAACCGGTGAACTGATCACCAAAGCCACACAACCACCCAAACCATTTACTGATGCAACCTTACTAGGGGCAATGACCAATATCGCTAGATTTGTTCAAAACCCAGAGATCAAAAAGCAATTAAAAGAAACCGACGGTTTAGGCACAGAAGCGACACGCGCAGGCATTATCGATTTGCTCTTCAAACGCCAGTACTTGAAACGGCAAGGGAAAAGTATTCACGCATCAGATCTTGGTCGTGGCTTTGTTCAAGCACTGCCTAAAGAAACGACCTTGCCAGATATGACCGCACATTGGGAGTCGTCACTCAATTTGATGACGCAAAAGCAGTGCAGTTATCAAGCATTTATGTCAGGTTTAAGCCAACAACTTCACCAGTTAATTGATCAAGCCTCAACGATTCGATTTACCGACTTGCCGAAGATCGATAAACCTAGCTTTAAAAAACGAAAACGCCATAAAGCCACAACGAACAAAAAAGCTAAAACGATGACCTAA
- a CDS encoding SGNH/GDSL hydrolase family protein: MIHWLVTLVLLPVFLVQGKYVRKNTPKLAEASGPRIISNAPGNTSSTDKLTVLVLGDSAAAGVGVSNQSDALLGQLSTTLCQSLGDKDISLTLMASTGTTTQMALSRIQALAAENFDVVVISLGVNDVTKGISRDKFSSLQHQLMNLLINKFSASVIIATQIPPMHQFPALPNPLRWYLGNRAKQLNKDLTQICQAYKQTHTLTIELPNDPSLMASDGFHPGQPVYQQWAILASEHIVEKIN; this comes from the coding sequence ATGATTCATTGGCTAGTTACCTTAGTTTTACTTCCTGTCTTTCTTGTTCAGGGCAAGTATGTTCGCAAAAATACGCCAAAGCTTGCTGAAGCATCAGGCCCGCGTATTATTTCAAATGCGCCTGGCAACACTTCATCTACGGATAAACTCACTGTACTGGTACTTGGCGATTCGGCGGCAGCGGGTGTTGGTGTATCAAACCAAAGCGATGCTTTATTAGGTCAACTATCAACAACACTTTGCCAATCGCTGGGCGATAAAGATATTTCATTAACGCTAATGGCAAGTACAGGTACAACGACACAAATGGCGTTATCTCGGATTCAGGCATTGGCAGCCGAAAACTTTGACGTAGTGGTTATTTCGCTTGGCGTCAATGATGTCACCAAGGGGATCTCACGAGATAAATTTAGCTCACTTCAACATCAATTAATGAATTTGCTGATCAACAAATTTTCAGCGTCGGTGATCATTGCCACGCAAATCCCACCCATGCATCAATTTCCTGCGCTGCCCAACCCGTTGCGCTGGTATTTAGGTAACAGGGCCAAACAATTGAATAAAGATTTGACCCAAATATGCCAAGCTTATAAGCAAACACATACGCTCACAATTGAACTGCCGAATGACCCTTCGCTAATGGCTAGCGATGGCTTTCATCCTGGCCAACCGGTTTATCAACAATGGGCAATATTGGCGAGTGAACACATCGTTGAAAAAATTAACTAA
- a CDS encoding TonB-dependent receptor: MNLSKLNKAVKSAIFLGVASTPFATTQVLAQSPTQQIEKEVERIQVTGSRINRTDMESSSPITVIDSGFIADSGFQSVEEILNSQPIIAGMNIGSTTNNGSGGSATVNLRGMGAQRTLVLLNGRRMVASGTGADASVDLNTIPVAMIKNIEILKDGASAVYGSDAIAGVINIITKNDFEGTEMTVEGSITGQGDGETGGFNILHGTELAGGNLVVGLQYSDRGSIIQSDRDFVDAGASSSIVGGSLGGQVHVGDGVYRDLEQDDLYDYTTDSYAQTPNTLTSVFSSFNKEIAGDTELSVDFMYTRRESKQQMAPQPAVIDLKTDQLDSKYTDHFRKDGVLPEELEYRRRMTDAGPRIYEQETDTYRASAGLIGYLDNGAQWDISATYGRNDSKDRVHNSIHAGNMEQSIYNNQDLWFSRDELDRAFLVSEDVIYTEENKGGNEQFILAAGYSGTTESDIGYAMGVESRYESGYYTPDEITQAGESTAAQQDPTSGNYSVQSVYGEVAVPVTDAFNVEAALRYDNYSTFGGATTWKLGATYQVTNEFMLRTVAATGFRAPNVSELYGGNSGSYDYLSNPWDDNQIDPQILVNYTSDENLKAEESESFTFGAVWEIKQGLSTTLDYWKFDVTNAITRVNVQAAMNNCFEGDTAACDVINITPEGDLRNLSSPLTNVGSLETSGIDWNVTYVGDIFRVTFDTTYLIDYTEDGIDYTGRIDGNMGGFSEFRSNLNVQANITDDLSVLYTAQYIHGMEGEFYGDEFRTSSVTYHNISASYNINDQWRVNGGIKNLLDQDPKSVLGGNDMGTVPSIYDVVGRTFFVSTSYKF; encoded by the coding sequence ATGAATTTAAGTAAATTAAATAAAGCGGTTAAAAGCGCTATTTTCTTAGGTGTTGCCTCAACACCATTTGCCACAACACAAGTATTGGCTCAATCACCAACACAACAAATTGAAAAAGAAGTAGAGCGTATCCAAGTAACAGGTTCACGTATCAACCGTACTGATATGGAATCTTCGAGCCCAATTACCGTTATTGATTCAGGTTTTATTGCCGACAGCGGCTTCCAATCAGTTGAAGAAATCCTTAACTCACAACCAATCATCGCCGGTATGAACATTGGCTCTACAACGAATAACGGGTCTGGCGGTAGTGCAACAGTTAACCTGCGCGGTATGGGTGCTCAACGCACTTTAGTTTTATTAAATGGTCGACGTATGGTTGCATCAGGTACAGGTGCTGACGCTTCAGTCGATTTAAATACGATTCCTGTTGCCATGATCAAGAACATTGAAATCTTAAAAGATGGCGCCTCTGCGGTATATGGCTCAGATGCGATTGCTGGCGTAATTAACATCATCACCAAAAATGATTTTGAAGGCACAGAAATGACCGTTGAAGGCAGCATTACTGGCCAAGGCGATGGTGAAACGGGCGGTTTTAACATTTTACACGGCACTGAACTTGCCGGCGGTAACTTAGTTGTCGGTTTACAATACTCAGATCGCGGTAGCATCATTCAATCAGATCGCGATTTCGTTGATGCCGGCGCATCTTCTTCTATTGTCGGTGGCTCATTAGGTGGTCAGGTTCATGTTGGCGATGGTGTATATCGCGACCTCGAACAAGATGATCTATACGACTACACAACAGATAGCTATGCTCAAACCCCAAATACACTGACCAGTGTATTCTCTAGCTTCAACAAAGAAATCGCCGGTGACACTGAATTATCTGTCGATTTTATGTATACACGTCGTGAGTCTAAGCAGCAAATGGCGCCTCAACCAGCGGTTATCGATTTAAAAACAGATCAGCTTGATAGCAAATATACTGATCACTTTAGAAAAGATGGTGTTCTACCTGAAGAGTTAGAATATCGTCGCCGTATGACGGACGCAGGCCCGCGTATTTATGAGCAAGAAACTGACACTTACCGCGCATCAGCGGGGTTAATTGGTTACTTAGATAATGGCGCACAGTGGGATATCTCTGCAACTTATGGTCGTAACGACTCAAAAGATCGCGTGCATAACTCAATTCACGCCGGCAACATGGAGCAAAGTATCTACAACAACCAAGATTTATGGTTTAGCCGTGACGAACTCGACCGCGCCTTCTTAGTGAGCGAAGATGTTATTTACACCGAAGAAAACAAAGGTGGTAACGAGCAATTTATCTTAGCAGCTGGCTATAGCGGTACTACAGAAAGTGACATTGGTTATGCGATGGGTGTTGAAAGCCGTTACGAGTCGGGTTACTACACACCCGATGAAATAACGCAAGCGGGCGAAAGTACAGCAGCACAGCAAGACCCAACATCAGGTAATTACTCTGTTCAGTCAGTTTACGGTGAAGTTGCCGTGCCTGTAACTGATGCATTTAACGTTGAAGCGGCGCTGCGTTACGATAATTACTCAACATTTGGTGGTGCAACGACCTGGAAATTAGGTGCTACATACCAAGTAACTAATGAGTTCATGTTACGCACCGTAGCGGCAACAGGCTTCCGCGCACCGAATGTATCTGAATTATACGGCGGTAACTCAGGTTCATACGATTACCTAAGTAATCCGTGGGATGACAACCAAATCGATCCACAAATTTTAGTTAACTACACTTCAGATGAAAACCTAAAAGCTGAAGAAAGTGAGTCATTTACCTTTGGCGCCGTGTGGGAAATCAAACAAGGTTTATCAACGACACTAGATTACTGGAAGTTTGATGTAACAAACGCCATTACACGTGTTAACGTACAGGCAGCAATGAACAACTGTTTCGAAGGCGACACCGCGGCGTGTGATGTGATCAATATTACACCAGAAGGTGACCTAAGAAACCTTTCTTCACCATTAACGAATGTCGGTAGTTTAGAAACATCAGGTATTGACTGGAATGTCACTTACGTTGGTGACATTTTCAGAGTAACTTTTGATACAACGTACTTAATTGACTACACAGAAGATGGCATTGACTACACAGGACGTATTGATGGCAACATGGGTGGCTTCTCTGAGTTTAGATCTAACTTAAATGTTCAAGCTAATATTACAGATGACTTAAGCGTTCTATACACAGCACAATACATCCATGGTATGGAAGGTGAGTTCTACGGCGACGAGTTTAGAACGAGCTCAGTAACTTACCACAACATTTCAGCATCGTATAATATCAACGATCAATGGAGAGTTAACGGCGGTATCAAAAACCTACTAGATCAAGATCCTAAATCAGTTCTAGGAGGTAATGACATGGGCACAGTGCCATCGATTTATGATGTTGTCGGTAGAACATTCTTTGTTAGCACAAGCTACAAGTTCTAA
- a CDS encoding alpha/beta hydrolase, translating into MLVITNRKINKSNFINGVGDHNAFGDEPNVKGPNETRIAHAEKVNGKWQVRLMSEPSKITANNIPSRKAFNELRDKLRHSGKNCVFFVHGFNQSFEKNLEKAYKMQQVHNVEVVAFSWPSNPGGFKTKEYRVAKRNAVASVGALDATLEKFGSYLKEPFNKEALESCNVKISFMTYSLGNYLFQNYVNNASYEEETRIFHNVILCQADVDNAGHAHWVDQIESGKKVYITINENDWVLKWSDVNFQKDRLGRSAKHLNASNALYFDFTDGPGVGKTHGVFYQPTNDVVKSFFTRVLNGERGEFTQGLVFDSRMNAFRFE; encoded by the coding sequence ATGCTAGTTATTACCAATCGAAAAATTAACAAATCAAACTTTATCAACGGTGTTGGTGATCACAACGCTTTTGGTGACGAGCCCAATGTTAAAGGCCCGAACGAAACTCGTATTGCTCACGCAGAAAAAGTTAATGGCAAATGGCAGGTGAGGTTAATGTCTGAGCCGTCAAAAATTACCGCCAATAATATCCCGTCGAGAAAAGCATTTAACGAATTAAGAGATAAACTTAGGCACAGTGGCAAAAACTGTGTTTTTTTCGTTCATGGCTTTAATCAAAGTTTTGAAAAAAATTTAGAAAAAGCGTACAAAATGCAGCAGGTTCACAACGTTGAAGTGGTTGCTTTTTCATGGCCGTCAAACCCTGGTGGTTTTAAAACGAAAGAATATCGCGTAGCCAAGCGCAACGCTGTGGCTTCGGTTGGGGCGTTAGATGCCACACTTGAGAAGTTTGGTAGTTATTTAAAAGAGCCATTTAATAAAGAAGCACTAGAAAGTTGTAATGTCAAAATATCGTTCATGACTTATAGCCTAGGTAATTACTTGTTCCAAAACTATGTTAACAACGCAAGCTATGAGGAAGAGACCCGCATTTTCCACAATGTGATTTTGTGCCAAGCCGATGTTGATAATGCGGGGCATGCTCACTGGGTTGATCAAATTGAATCAGGCAAAAAAGTTTATATCACGATTAATGAAAACGATTGGGTATTGAAATGGTCGGATGTAAATTTTCAAAAAGATCGTTTGGGTCGCAGCGCCAAACATTTAAATGCGAGCAATGCGCTTTATTTTGACTTTACTGATGGTCCCGGTGTAGGAAAAACGCATGGCGTCTTCTATCAGCCAACGAATGATGTGGTTAAATCCTTCTTCACTCGTGTTTTAAATGGCGAAAGAGGTGAGTTTACTCAAGGGCTGGTTTTCGATAGTCGAATGAATGCCTTTCGGTTTGAATAG
- a CDS encoding GNAT family N-acetyltransferase, with protein MKRNSATKSLCPIHSSERVFDIYQQLSKHQPVSFFNSWPWFSTWLACLPDDIDVKFVVHYEGKEPMSCFFLGINRQRQNKLTKQRGYLNCTGIEALDELTIEYNDIISASPKHSEQLISAFLDLDDIEELRIAHSQQLDFTNIDKFYIRKTTKPAFCVALNNFNSLDDYQRSLSKNTRKQIKQSFNAYQGKFGELSLTLAHNTEQALAYLTELKELHQNYWQAKGKKGAFASAFFCQFHQKLIEDYFEQGLIQLIKVSSKAHTLGYLYNFIHNEEVLFYQSGFNYLADNKFRPGLVAHNLAIDWALNNGMSNYNFLASNAKYKKRLANKHDMLTTWVLSKKTLKGHVEHLLRKLY; from the coding sequence GTGAAAAGAAATTCAGCCACTAAATCACTATGCCCTATTCATTCAAGTGAACGCGTATTTGATATTTATCAACAGCTAAGTAAGCACCAACCGGTTAGTTTTTTTAATAGTTGGCCTTGGTTTTCAACATGGCTAGCTTGTTTACCTGATGACATAGACGTCAAATTCGTTGTTCACTATGAGGGAAAAGAGCCAATGAGTTGCTTTTTTCTCGGTATAAATCGGCAGCGTCAGAATAAACTGACTAAACAGCGTGGCTATTTAAATTGCACCGGAATAGAAGCGCTTGATGAATTAACGATAGAATACAATGACATTATTTCAGCTTCACCAAAACACAGTGAACAACTGATCAGCGCCTTTCTCGATCTTGACGATATAGAAGAGCTTAGGATTGCGCACAGCCAACAACTCGACTTCACCAATATTGATAAATTTTATATCAGAAAAACCACCAAACCGGCGTTTTGTGTTGCCCTAAATAATTTTAACTCTCTTGATGATTACCAGCGCTCTCTGAGTAAAAACACCCGGAAACAAATAAAACAATCATTTAATGCCTACCAAGGAAAGTTTGGCGAGCTATCGCTTACATTAGCGCACAATACAGAACAAGCGCTTGCTTATTTAACCGAGCTAAAAGAACTACACCAAAACTACTGGCAAGCTAAAGGTAAAAAAGGTGCTTTCGCTTCGGCTTTTTTTTGTCAATTTCATCAAAAGCTCATCGAAGATTATTTCGAACAAGGGCTCATTCAGCTAATAAAAGTTTCTAGCAAAGCACATACGCTCGGCTATTTATATAACTTCATCCATAACGAAGAGGTTTTATTCTATCAAAGCGGCTTTAACTACCTAGCGGATAACAAATTTAGACCAGGTTTAGTGGCTCACAATCTAGCGATAGACTGGGCGTTAAATAATGGGATGAGTAACTATAATTTTCTCGCCAGCAATGCCAAATACAAAAAGCGATTGGCCAATAAACACGATATGTTAACTACGTGGGTGTTATCTAAAAAGACTTTAAAAGGACATGTAGAGCATCTGCTGAGAAAACTCTATTAG
- a CDS encoding EAL domain-containing protein yields MSNIAKLRDQYIEVNFEGQPSLEKRIQQIRKIINIVIHTRKMHLLINMKGGSGIFNNEDTRKVIDFIHKEDWSLRNRRTFIKVAVYSTEIPVEEFDLHMKILKAKDIQNVHFFGSRQAALDWLDIKTSLDDVTAFYQPIVKLTTGEIIGYEALARKIKDNNTMPTKAWLPKVLNEKDGPLMLTEKMLALASKQVRNLNDKQFISVNFEADNFNCKDLTRLLTPYVKSPFKKHLVVEICESGQLNNNCLKELEGTPIPDIRLSLDDIGSGASRFLIMAEARPYAIKLDQVVSEQLSNQDVFEFVCYFTKWAHQTGTMIVAEGVENQEIADRCIAAGIDYAQGIHFYEPAKKLISKQEK; encoded by the coding sequence ATGAGTAATATTGCCAAGCTTCGAGATCAGTACATTGAGGTAAACTTTGAGGGCCAACCGTCCTTAGAAAAGAGGATTCAACAAATCCGAAAAATAATAAACATCGTGATACACACTCGAAAAATGCATTTACTTATTAATATGAAAGGAGGCTCGGGGATATTCAATAACGAGGATACGCGTAAAGTTATCGATTTTATTCACAAAGAGGATTGGTCATTAAGAAATAGGCGAACTTTTATTAAAGTGGCTGTTTACTCGACAGAAATTCCAGTAGAAGAGTTCGATTTACACATGAAAATCCTCAAAGCCAAAGACATACAAAATGTTCATTTTTTTGGTTCCAGACAGGCTGCACTAGACTGGCTAGATATAAAAACATCGCTCGATGATGTAACGGCTTTTTACCAACCTATCGTCAAATTGACAACGGGTGAAATTATTGGCTATGAAGCGTTGGCTAGGAAAATTAAAGATAACAACACCATGCCAACAAAAGCATGGCTACCAAAAGTATTAAACGAAAAAGACGGCCCCCTGATGTTAACAGAAAAAATGTTAGCATTAGCATCTAAACAAGTGAGAAACCTTAATGACAAGCAATTCATTTCCGTTAACTTTGAAGCTGACAATTTCAATTGCAAAGACTTAACTAGGTTACTGACCCCGTATGTTAAATCCCCCTTTAAAAAACATTTAGTCGTCGAGATTTGTGAGTCTGGACAATTAAACAACAACTGCTTAAAAGAATTAGAGGGCACACCAATTCCTGATATTAGGTTGAGTTTGGATGATATTGGCAGCGGAGCATCGCGCTTTCTTATAATGGCAGAAGCCCGTCCATACGCGATCAAGCTCGATCAAGTTGTTAGCGAGCAACTATCAAATCAAGATGTCTTTGAATTTGTGTGCTATTTTACCAAATGGGCACATCAAACGGGAACAATGATTGTTGCAGAAGGCGTTGAGAACCAGGAAATAGCAGACAGATGTATTGCTGCAGGAATTGATTACGCACAAGGCATACATTTTTATGAGCCCGCCAAAAAACTCATCAGTAAACAAGAAAAGTAA